From a single Candidatus Saccharibacteria bacterium genomic region:
- a CDS encoding glutamate--tRNA ligase: MKTELVEKITAKLTEGLTVPARAEVEAAKPLRHLPEGAEVTRVAPSPTGFVHIGTIYTALLCDELAKQTGGVFYLRIEDTDKKREIENGDQVIRAALDNFGLTPAEVYKQSERVEIYLAYAVDLLKSGRAYPCFATLEELEQNFKAQQAAKVRPGYYGQWALWRDKSDAEIEAALDAGKPFVLRFRSSGSHDKRVAFSDELKGQLELPENDLDIPLIKADGSRLPTYHLAHVVDDFLMGTTLVIRGDEWLPSLPLHIELAQALGITPFRYAHIAPITILDKATNNKRKLSKRKDPQANVAFFYELGYPIDALKLYLFGLANSDLDVWFKEHAEEPISNYGQLVTMDKLAKSRAPLFDESKLDFYSRDMIGVLPQETFNQKIQQWLSEYGVEYCRNNNLDPEVPTLLLNHFEELKPALAIERSGEKVRKDVAKWSDVIEEYGYFIDSVYDKIFAGRIDELLQDFDTQTVSSACANFLSSYSKADDQPTWFEKLKIAAETSGFALDNKAYKANPENFKGNLADFARIIRVKLTGKNRTPDMHSVMRVMPQDTIGRRIA; encoded by the coding sequence ATGAAAACGGAGTTAGTGGAAAAAATTACGGCCAAGCTTACCGAGGGTTTGACGGTGCCCGCGCGCGCAGAAGTCGAAGCCGCAAAACCTTTGCGTCATTTGCCGGAAGGAGCCGAAGTTACAAGGGTAGCACCAAGCCCAACTGGCTTTGTGCATATCGGCACTATTTATACTGCCCTGCTCTGCGATGAATTAGCGAAGCAAACCGGTGGCGTTTTCTATCTTAGAATCGAAGATACTGATAAAAAACGTGAGATTGAAAACGGTGACCAAGTAATCCGAGCAGCTCTCGATAATTTTGGACTAACTCCGGCGGAGGTCTACAAACAAAGCGAACGAGTCGAAATATATCTGGCATACGCGGTTGACTTGCTAAAGAGCGGTCGAGCTTATCCTTGTTTCGCTACGCTTGAAGAGCTCGAGCAGAACTTCAAAGCTCAGCAGGCCGCCAAAGTTCGGCCTGGCTATTACGGTCAGTGGGCTCTATGGCGCGATAAGTCCGATGCAGAAATTGAGGCCGCACTTGATGCGGGTAAACCCTTTGTTTTACGTTTTCGATCAAGCGGCTCTCACGATAAAAGAGTTGCTTTTTCTGATGAGCTTAAAGGTCAGTTAGAGCTTCCAGAAAACGACCTAGATATACCACTAATAAAGGCCGATGGTTCTCGTTTGCCTACCTATCATTTGGCTCATGTTGTAGACGATTTTTTGATGGGCACGACTTTAGTAATCCGTGGTGATGAGTGGCTGCCTTCGTTACCGCTCCATATCGAGCTAGCTCAAGCTCTTGGCATAACCCCTTTTAGATATGCGCATATTGCGCCAATCACTATCCTCGACAAAGCGACCAATAATAAACGCAAGCTTAGTAAGCGTAAAGACCCGCAAGCGAATGTGGCGTTCTTTTACGAGTTGGGCTACCCGATTGATGCGCTGAAGCTCTACCTTTTTGGGCTTGCCAATTCAGATCTCGACGTTTGGTTTAAGGAGCATGCAGAAGAGCCGATATCCAACTACGGCCAGTTGGTAACAATGGATAAACTAGCTAAGTCGCGTGCCCCGCTGTTTGATGAGTCAAAACTGGATTTTTATTCGAGAGACATGATAGGTGTTCTGCCGCAGGAAACATTCAACCAGAAGATACAGCAGTGGTTGAGTGAATACGGAGTTGAGTACTGCAGAAACAATAATCTAGACCCCGAAGTCCCTACTTTACTATTGAATCATTTCGAAGAGCTAAAACCGGCGCTAGCAATTGAGCGTAGCGGCGAAAAGGTGCGCAAAGACGTGGCCAAATGGAGCGATGTAATTGAGGAATATGGCTACTTCATAGACAGTGTTTATGACAAAATATTCGCTGGCCGAATAGACGAACTTTTGCAGGATTTTGACACTCAAACTGTATCTTCTGCTTGCGCTAACTTTCTGTCCAGTTACTCTAAAGCCGATGATCAGCCGACTTGGTTCGAAAAGCTAAAGATAGCAGCCGAGACCAGCGGCTTCGCGCTAGACAATAAAGCTTACAAGGCTAATCCAGAAAACTTCAAAGGCAATTTGGCAGACTTTGCTCGTATCATTAGGGTTAAACTAACCGGCAAAAACCGCACCCCCGACATGCACTCGGTAATGCGAGTTATGCCGCAAGACACTATAGGTAGAAGAATAGCCTAA